DNA from Deltaproteobacteria bacterium:
TGGTGGCAGAACGTGCACGGCTGATTGAAGTTCGGGTGCTGGTGGTGGAACTCGTGCACCCCCTTCTGTGCGCGTGGAAGGTCGGTCGCGCCGATCTTAGCGCCGTGACAACCGAGGCAGACCTCGTTCGTGCGGGCGGCTTCCGCCAGCACTGGATGCTCAAAGGCACCGGGCGTGGCGAAAGCGACCTGCACCGCATCGTGGTCGCCGGATGCTTCCGGCTGGAAGTACTCCTTGTCGGCCGGAGCGCATCCAAGCAGCACTGCGGCCGCGAAGGCCGCCGGGGCCAGCCGGCGCAGGCCGCGTTGCGAAAGAGCCACGAGCCCGACGGAGGCGAGCAGGAGCGCGATGAACACCAGCCGTGACATGAAGCCGGCGAGCTGTTCGCTGCCGGCGGCGCGCACCAGGAGTGAGGTGAGCAGCGTCTCCAACCCAAGTGCGCCGATCGGGAAATGGTTCGTCGCCCAGCCGATGAGGGACCACAGCACCGCCGAAGCGAGGGCGAAGGCCAAGCGTGAGTGCAGGCGCCGGTAAACAAAGAGGCCGGCAAGCACCGCCGCGACGAACTCCCAGGCGGCGCTGCCGAGGAAGTACATCTCGATGGCGAGCAGCAACGGCGCGTACACCGTGAACCGCAGCGCCGGCGGCGCGTTAACGGAGAACAGCGGCGCGAAAGCGGGAAACAGCGGAATGCGGAACGCGCGCATCGCGATCTCGAGCAACAACAAGACGCCGCCGCGCGCCGCTCTGTGGAGTGCGGCGGCTTGCCGCCGCTTTCCGGCCACGCAGCCGCGCCCCGCACGACGCCAAAGCGGGAGCAAGCTCCCGCACTCCAAGAGCGCCGCGAGCGCGGCGCGAACTGGCAACCAAACGGCGGCCTTCATTGGTAGAGGTCCGAGCAATAGACCCCGCTCAGGCTGAGGAGGCCGCGCCGCGGCCGTCTCGAAGCCGGGCTCACCAGCAGGGGCTTGTCCATTGGGATCATGCTGGCCGCACCCGCACGCGGGTGTCGTTGAAAGCGAGGTTGCCGCCGATCGGGTCGGTGCCGTCGGCGATCACGACGTTGCCGTTCACCCCGCGCCCGGCGGCAGCACGCGAGTAGGCGCGGTGCCCGAAGTGATGGCTGAGCGCCAGCGTATCCGGGCGGATGCCCGGCGACACCCGCACCCGCGCCGTGATCGCGCCGCGTGCCGACTCGATCACAACCCTGCCTCCGGTCGTCACACCGAGCGCTGCCGCAGTGTCGGGATTGATGAGGACGGGATTGTCGCGCTGAATGCCGGCCAGGTACGGGTTCTCCGCAGTCGCCGACTGCGTGTGAAAAGGCAGCTTGTAGGTGACGAGGTGGTACGGAAAGGCCTGGTCAGCGTCGCTCTTCTTCCACTGGGCCAAAACCGGTTCGGGTGCGAATCCCGCGGCGGTAAGGACCCCCGAGACCAGCTCGATCTTGCCCGACGGAGTGCTGAAACCATCTTGCCGGCGCCGCCCGGGCCGCAGTTCTTCGTCAGAACACGCGATGAAGCCCTTCTCGCGCAGCTCGCGGTAGTCGATGCCGCTTCCTTGCAGCTGCGCCAGTAAGAAGTCCTCGTAGCTCCGGAAGGGGAACTCGGCGGTCATGCCCATCGTGTGGGCGAGCGCGATGATGATCTCCTGACTCGGAAGCGACTCCATCTGCGGGCGGATCACCGGCTGGCGCAGGCTCAGCTTCACGGTTGGCGGAAACCAGAGGTCGAGCCCTTCGAGATACGTCGAGGCCGGCAGCACCACGTCGGCGTAGCCCGTGGTCTCCGACATGAAGGCGTCGAGCGAGACGATCAGCTTCAGCCGCTCGAAGGCGGCGACCAACTCCTCGCCTTGCGGCAGCGAGTACACCGGGTTGACGGCGTTGAAGATCACGGCTTTCAGCGGGTAAGGCAGTTCGGTTCGAATGCGGCGCGGCACTTCGTGTGACACGCCGAAGAAGGCCGCGGGAAACTCCGGATTGCGCCCGATCGGCAGCGGGATACGGTCCGCGTTCGCACCATCGATCCGCCTGCCGCCGGGGTCTTTGACTTCCGGCAGCACCGCGTTCAGCGCAATCGGCGGGAAGGGGAAGAGCTGCACGCCGCCTTCGCGGTCGAAGGCGCCGAGCAAGGCGTTGAGGATTTCCGCCATGCGCGCGGCATCGGTGGCGTCTGCGTGGGTGATCACGCCGCGTCCGCAGGCGACGACGCTGCGGTGATCTGCCGTGTGCCGCACCGCGCGCAGGAAGCGTTGGCGATCAATGCCGGTGGTTTCGCACACCTGATCGACCGTGAACTGCTTGAGATAGCGGCGGATCATCTCGAAGCCGAAGGTGTGCCGGCGGACGAAGTCGTGATCGAAGCGGTCGTGCTCGATCAGCCAGTTCGCCCAACCGGCCAGGAGCACGCCGTCGCTCCCCGGCCGGATCGGCAGCCAGAGATCCGAGCGCGCCGCGGTCTCCGAGAGACGCGGGTCGACAGTGATGAGCACGGCGCCCTTCGCCTTCGCTTCCATGATTTCGCGCGCGGCCAGCACCAGATCTTTCGCGCCGAGCGGGTTGATGCCGGCGGCGACGATGCATTCGGCGTTGGCGTAGTCGTAACTCGCGCGCGCCACGCCGTAGGTCATGGCGCCGCCGATGAGGCGGCTGGCGTCACAGGTCGAGATATGGCCGATGAAGTTCGGCGAGCCGAGCGCGTAGACGAAGCGCTTGAAGACGTCCGGGCGGTCCATGTTGAGGTTCTGCCAGAGCGCGATGCTCTGCGGACCGAAGTCAGCGCGAATCCCTTGCAGCGCCGTTGCGACCGTGCGCAGCGCTTGCTCCCAGGACACACGCCGCCAGCGCCCCTCACCGCGCGCGCCGGCTCGGATCAAGGGATACCCGAGACGCTCGGGGTGGACGGCTTTGTAGAGCCCGGCGTGCCCCTTAGCGCACAGCCGGCCGCGATTGACCGGGCTGTCGGGATTGCCCCGCAAGTGCACGATGCGCTCGCCGGCGCGCGTGGCCACGACCGAGCACCCGAGCGTGCACATGTTGCAGGTGGTGATGACCGAATCTCGTCCGGAGGCGGGAGTGACGCCGCCGAGCCAGGCCGCACCGGTCTCGGCCGCCGACATGGCCGGCCAGGACAGGGCCGCGGCCGTGGTAACGACGCCGCGTTTTAAGAGATCACGTCGCGTTATCATCGCGGGCCGCTCCGTTGTCTGGCGTTGCGCATGGTTGCGGTCGGGCATCACTCGGCCGCACGCCCTGCGGCGGCGTTCTGGATGAGCTGCAAATAGAAGCGGACGGCGTCGGCGTAGACGGTAACCGCAATGTGCTCGTCCACGCCATGCGCGCGGCCCAATTGTTCGACCGTTCCACGAACCGGCGCGAAACGGAAGACGTTGGGCGTGAGGCCGGTGTAGAAGCGCGCATCGGTACCGCCGGTTGCCAGGACTGGCGCGACAACGGCATCGGGAAAGACTTCGCGGATGGTGTGCCGCACCAGCGCGAAGGCTGCGGAATTCGCGGGAGAGGTCGGCGAGGGCTCGCGCGCGCGCAGCACCTTGATGTCGATGCGGCTGTCGTTGACGACGGTGAGCAGCCGCTCCAAAGCGGCCGCCACGCTTTCGCCGGGAAGGATACGGATGCTGACGACGGCGCGGGCCACGTCGGGGATGGCGCTGTCCTTGACGCCGCCTTGCAGGCGCGTGCCGACGGCGGTGGTTCGGATCATCGCGTTCGTCGCGGCGGTGCCGGTCAAGCGCCAGCGCACTACGGGCTCGAACAACCACAGGTTTGCCAGAGCCACCCGCGACAGGCCGCTGGTCTCCGTGGCAATGGCATCGAAGAAGCCGCGCGCCGCCGGAACCAGCCGCGTTGGCCATGGGTGTTCGTCGATCTGCACCAGCGCGCGGGCGAGCCGGGCGACCGGGTTGTCGCGGGCGGGCGATGAGGAGTGCGCTGGGCCAGGGTTGCGGGCCGATAGCTCCACGTAAGCGGCGCCCTTCTCGGCCATACCCACGACCGCCACCGGCCGCGCGACTCCGGGTACGGCTCCCTCGGTAACATAGCCGCCTTCATCGAGGACGAAGTCGAGCGTCACACCGCGTGAGGCGAGGGTCTCGGCGATGGCTCCGGCGCCGGCGTGACCGCTCGCCTCTTCGTCGTGACCGAATGCCCGCAGCACCGTACGCCGCGGCGCAAACCCCTGGCCGAGCAGCTGCTCGCACGCTTCGAGGATGCCGACCACCCCGGCCTTGTCGTCGATCGTGCCACGACCCCAAAGAACGCCGTCAACGATGGCGCCGGCGAACGGCGGGTGCGCCCACCCGGAACTCGGCCCTTCCTCGGCCGGCACGACGTCCTGGTGCGCCAACAGCGCCACCGGCGCCAGCGCCGGGTCCGCCCCACGCCAAGTGAACAGCAAGCTCCGGCCGCCCACGATCTCCCGGGCCAGTTGCGTGTGGACTCGTGGAAAGCGACCCGCGAGCCAGGCATGGAAGCCCTGCCATTCGGCCTCGGCGTCGCGGCCGTCAACGGGCACCGAGACGGTGCGAAAGCGGACCGCTTCGGCCAACCCGCGGCTGAGTGCGTCGGCATCGACGGCGATCCGCACCGGCGCGGGCGCAGCGACCGGGTCCGGCAGGCTCGCCGTCCGGTAGGCGACGATGCCCGCGAGCACGACGACGGGCAGGGAACCGAGGGCAGCGAGTCGGTGGGGGCGCATTTGTCCTCTTGTATTATACAACTATCGAATCAAAACAAACTCAGCAGCAGGCCCGGTCTCCGCTCAGCCGGCCGACCGCCCGCACGAACAGGCGCAGGGCTTCCTTGACCTGCTCATACTGCGCCGCGGGAATTTGGGCGATCGCGCGGCCGAGGTTGCCGGCCATACACTCCCAATACTCCTTGTGCGCCTTCTTGCCGGCGGCGGTCAGCCCGAGGCGGATCGCCCGCGCATCCCTGGCCGAGGGCACCTTGAGGAGAAAGCCCTTCTCTATCAGTGGCTCTATCAACCTCGTGGTCGTACTCTTCTCGACTGCCAGCAAGTCGTGAAGCTCAGCCAGTTCGAGGCCGTTGCTGCCTTCGTTGACGTGATCCAGGATGGTGAACTGGAGGAAGGTAACGCCGCCGCAGTAGACGTTCTCCTGCTGGAAGAGCCTGGCAACCCGCGCGACGTCACGCATCAGAACGTAGGCATCGCGAATGTCCGTTGCTCGCCTCATGATCGTTGTATTACACAACGAGCTATCCACAGTCAACCGCCTTCACTACCCCAGCCGAACGCGGCCGGCGTGTCCTTCGGGACGCCGGCTCGCTCCGTGGAACGCTCGCAAGCAGCGCCGCGGCCGCGAATCGGTCACAGCCCGCGCATTCCCGGCACGGACGCTCGCGGGCTATACACCGGCGCATGGAGCCGGGCCGCCGCCGCGCGACGTACGAAGACCTCATGCGGGTCCCCATCACTCCGTTGCCGAGATCGTCGACGGCAATCGTGCGGGATAAGCAGCTGAAGAAGCGGCGCCGCGCTGGAGGATCGAGCTGATCGAAGCTCAGAACCCGGACTGGCGAGACCTCTATGACGAGATCGTGTAGCGCTGGCGGGTGGTAGCGAGCCGGTGCCGTGGATTCCCGCTTTCGCGGGAATGACAGATTGCGTCCCTTTCGGCCATGGCCCTCGGCCTGACAGTACACAGTACTGTCAGACTGGTGAGGATTTGCCC
Protein-coding regions in this window:
- a CDS encoding M20/M25/M40 family metallo-hydrolase is translated as MRPHRLAALGSLPVVVLAGIVAYRTASLPDPVAAPAPVRIAVDADALSRGLAEAVRFRTVSVPVDGRDAEAEWQGFHAWLAGRFPRVHTQLAREIVGGRSLLFTWRGADPALAPVALLAHQDVVPAEEGPSSGWAHPPFAGAIVDGVLWGRGTIDDKAGVVGILEACEQLLGQGFAPRRTVLRAFGHDEEASGHAGAGAIAETLASRGVTLDFVLDEGGYVTEGAVPGVARPVAVVGMAEKGAAYVELSARNPGPAHSSSPARDNPVARLARALVQIDEHPWPTRLVPAARGFFDAIATETSGLSRVALANLWLFEPVVRWRLTGTAATNAMIRTTAVGTRLQGGVKDSAIPDVARAVVSIRILPGESVAAALERLLTVVNDSRIDIKVLRAREPSPTSPANSAAFALVRHTIREVFPDAVVAPVLATGGTDARFYTGLTPNVFRFAPVRGTVEQLGRAHGVDEHIAVTVYADAVRFYLQLIQNAAAGRAAE
- a CDS encoding molybdopterin-dependent oxidoreductase is translated as MITRRDLLKRGVVTTAAALSWPAMSAAETGAAWLGGVTPASGRDSVITTCNMCTLGCSVVATRAGERIVHLRGNPDSPVNRGRLCAKGHAGLYKAVHPERLGYPLIRAGARGEGRWRRVSWEQALRTVATALQGIRADFGPQSIALWQNLNMDRPDVFKRFVYALGSPNFIGHISTCDASRLIGGAMTYGVARASYDYANAECIVAAGINPLGAKDLVLAAREIMEAKAKGAVLITVDPRLSETAARSDLWLPIRPGSDGVLLAGWANWLIEHDRFDHDFVRRHTFGFEMIRRYLKQFTVDQVCETTGIDRQRFLRAVRHTADHRSVVACGRGVITHADATDAARMAEILNALLGAFDREGGVQLFPFPPIALNAVLPEVKDPGGRRIDGANADRIPLPIGRNPEFPAAFFGVSHEVPRRIRTELPYPLKAVIFNAVNPVYSLPQGEELVAAFERLKLIVSLDAFMSETTGYADVVLPASTYLEGLDLWFPPTVKLSLRQPVIRPQMESLPSQEIIIALAHTMGMTAEFPFRSYEDFLLAQLQGSGIDYRELREKGFIACSDEELRPGRRRQDGFSTPSGKIELVSGVLTAAGFAPEPVLAQWKKSDADQAFPYHLVTYKLPFHTQSATAENPYLAGIQRDNPVLINPDTAAALGVTTGGRVVIESARGAITARVRVSPGIRPDTLALSHHFGHRAYSRAAAGRGVNGNVVIADGTDPIGGNLAFNDTRVRVRPA
- a CDS encoding MarR family transcriptional regulator — translated: MRRATDIRDAYVLMRDVARVARLFQQENVYCGGVTFLQFTILDHVNEGSNGLELAELHDLLAVEKSTTTRLIEPLIEKGFLLKVPSARDARAIRLGLTAAGKKAHKEYWECMAGNLGRAIAQIPAAQYEQVKEALRLFVRAVGRLSGDRACC